In a single window of the Pongo abelii isolate AG06213 chromosome 1, NHGRI_mPonAbe1-v2.0_pri, whole genome shotgun sequence genome:
- the RNF187 gene encoding E3 ubiquitin-protein ligase RNF187 isoform X2: protein MAAGPEPPEWEPRWRKALRGKENKGSVEIMRKDLNDARDLHGQAESAAAVWKGHVMDRRKKALTDYKKLRAFFVEEEEHFLQEAEKEEGLPEDELADPTERFRSLLQAVSELEKKHRNLGLSMLLQ, encoded by the exons ATGGCTGCGGGCCCGGAGCCGCCCGAGTGGGAGCCGCGCTGGAGGAAGGCGCTGCGCGGCAAG gaGAACAAGGGGTCTGTGGAAATCATGAGAAAGGACTTGAATGACGCCCGGGACCTGCATGGCCAGGCAGAGTCAGCAGCTGCAGTGTGGAAG GGACACGTGATGGACCGTAGGAAGAAGGCACTGACCGACTACAAGAAGCTGCGGGCCTTCtttgtggaggaggaggagcacttcctgcaggaggctgagaaggaggaggggCTCCCTGAGGACGAGCTGGCTGACCCCACTGAGCGGTTCAGGTCACTGCTGCAGGCGGTGTCGGAGCTGGAGAAGAAGCATCGCAACCTGGGCCTCAGCATGCTGCTGCAG TGA
- the RNF187 gene encoding E3 ubiquitin-protein ligase RNF187 isoform X1 produces MAAGPEPPEWEPRWRKALRGKENKGSVEIMRKDLNDARDLHGQAESAAAVWKGHVMDRRKKALTDYKKLRAFFVEEEEHFLQEAEKEEGLPEDELADPTERFRSLLQAVSELEKKHRNLGLSMLLQVREPRWVCPPLDQGGRRQQRATGGPLPEVKA; encoded by the exons ATGGCTGCGGGCCCGGAGCCGCCCGAGTGGGAGCCGCGCTGGAGGAAGGCGCTGCGCGGCAAG gaGAACAAGGGGTCTGTGGAAATCATGAGAAAGGACTTGAATGACGCCCGGGACCTGCATGGCCAGGCAGAGTCAGCAGCTGCAGTGTGGAAG GGACACGTGATGGACCGTAGGAAGAAGGCACTGACCGACTACAAGAAGCTGCGGGCCTTCtttgtggaggaggaggagcacttcctgcaggaggctgagaaggaggaggggCTCCCTGAGGACGAGCTGGCTGACCCCACTGAGCGGTTCAGGTCACTGCTGCAGGCGGTGTCGGAGCTGGAGAAGAAGCATCGCAACCTGGGCCTCAGCATGCTGCTGCAGGTGCGGGAGCCCCGCTGGGTCTGCCCACCATTGGACCAGGGTGGACGCAGGCAGCAGCGAGCCACTGGGGGGCCATTGCCCGAGGTCAAGGCTTAA